In one Arcobacter lacus genomic region, the following are encoded:
- a CDS encoding gamma-glutamylcyclotransferase family protein, which translates to MKETLFVYGTLMPNCPNAHILENIVGKFLPATVKGKLVDAGWSASMGYPGIRLEDGSDTIHGFLFYSDNLINHWDFLDEFEGEEFIRMPIKAERFDEIEVDTYIYTLKDEIIEEELY; encoded by the coding sequence GTGAAAGAAACTCTTTTTGTTTATGGAACTCTTATGCCAAATTGTCCAAATGCTCATATTCTAGAAAATATTGTTGGAAAGTTTCTTCCAGCAACTGTAAAAGGAAAACTAGTTGATGCTGGTTGGAGTGCAAGTATGGGATATCCAGGTATTAGACTTGAAGATGGTAGTGATACAATACATGGTTTTTTATTTTATTCAGATAATCTTATAAATCATTGGGATTTTTTAGATGAATTTGAAGGAGAAGAATTTATAAGAATGCCTATAAAAGCTGAAAGATTTGATGAAATTGAAGTTGATACTTATATATATACTTTAAAAGATGAAATTATAGAAGAAGAGCTATATTAA
- a CDS encoding LrgB family protein — translation MNYEALTNYISSTPLTWLIITIAAFKFGIIIYEKFNKHTLLQPIIIAYVIILSLIVYTNTPFEKYFKSVEIIHFFLGPATVALALPLYKNLKYIKSLFLPIVLTLFIAGVFSIVIAVSLLYIFGAHLPTILSMTTKSITAPIAIITSQQIGAIPSLAVGFVLITGIVGALFGTIVFKIFKVKYETSKGFALGLVSHGIGTARAIEISEKAAAFAALAMGLSGIFTAIFLPIVITYFKNIF, via the coding sequence ATGAATTATGAAGCATTAACAAACTATATTAGTTCAACTCCTCTTACTTGGTTGATTATAACAATAGCAGCTTTTAAATTTGGAATAATAATTTATGAAAAGTTTAATAAACATACACTGTTACAACCAATTATTATTGCTTATGTGATTATTTTATCTTTGATTGTTTATACAAACACTCCTTTTGAAAAGTATTTTAAAAGTGTTGAAATAATTCATTTTTTTCTTGGCCCTGCAACTGTCGCACTTGCACTTCCTTTATATAAAAATTTGAAATATATAAAATCACTATTTTTACCAATAGTTCTAACTTTGTTTATAGCTGGAGTTTTTTCAATAGTAATTGCAGTTAGTTTACTTTATATTTTTGGAGCACATCTTCCAACAATTTTATCAATGACAACAAAATCAATTACTGCTCCAATTGCAATAATAACTTCGCAACAAATTGGAGCAATTCCATCACTTGCAGTTGGTTTTGTTTTAATAACTGGAATTGTTGGAGCTTTATTTGGAACAATAGTATTTAAGATTTTTAAAGTTAAATATGAAACTTCAAAAGGTTTTGCACTTGGACTTGTATCTCATGGAATTGGAACTGCAAGAGCAATTGAAATAAGTGAAAAAGCAGCAGCTTTTGCAGCACTTGCTATGGGGTTAAGTGGAATATTTACTGCAATCTTTCTTCCAATAGTAATTACATATTTTAAAAATATTTTCTAA
- a CDS encoding CidA/LrgA family protein, translated as MLKGIIVLLVFQFLGECIAKFFTLLVPGPVIGMVLLLVFLIIKKGSFHSLDNAVALHLRYLPLLFIPAAMGIITQIDIITKEFWAIFIALFFGTLIALVFAAKFMDFLTSKVNKDEL; from the coding sequence TTGTTAAAAGGTATTATAGTTTTATTAGTTTTCCAATTTTTAGGTGAGTGTATAGCAAAATTTTTCACTCTTTTAGTTCCAGGTCCTGTAATTGGAATGGTTTTACTTTTAGTTTTTTTAATTATAAAAAAAGGAAGTTTTCATAGTCTTGATAATGCAGTTGCACTTCATTTAAGATATCTTCCATTACTTTTTATTCCTGCAGCTATGGGAATAATCACTCAAATAGATATTATTACAAAAGAGTTTTGGGCAATATTTATAGCTTTATTTTTTGGAACATTAATAGCATTGGTTTTTGCAGCAAAATTTATGGATTTTTTAACTTCAAAGGTGAATAAAGATGAATTATGA
- the tkt gene encoding transketolase, with protein MSKQLLQKQADTIRFLAADMVQQANSGHPGAPMGLADIATVLSKHLNVNPADEKWLNRDRLVFSGGHATGLVYSLLHLWGFDVSVNDMKNFRQTHSKTPGHPEYGHTHGIEITTGPLGQGIANAVGFAMAGKYAQNLLGSDVINHKVYCLCGDGDLQEGISYEATATAGHLKLDNLVIIYDSNSITIEGDTSISWSENVKKRFQAIDFEVIEIDGHNFDQIDKALVAAKASTLPVLIIAKTAIAKGAVTMEGSHHSHGAPLGEDEIAKSKEKAGFDPKEKFFVPADVKGAFDKLIVGSTAQNAWFESLSAETKAKIEELKNPNFDSVVYPTFEADSSVATRDSNHKILNAIAKAIPGFLGGSADLAPSNKTELKDMGDFPKGRNIHFGIKEHAMAAITNAMNLYGLFRVYSATFFVFSDYLKPSARIAALAGIPQHFIWTHDSIGVGEDGPTHQPIEHLSQFRALPNFYTFRPADASENIEAWKVALKMKAPTAFVCSRQGLKVLKDERAYGNVSNGAYLLKQRENANITIMASGSELMLALQTACSLEEEGIIANVVSVPCFDLLMEQSKEYVEKIIDPKTKVYAVEAARGLEYYKYADVVFGMETFGASGPANDLFEEFGFTKEKLKAKIIADFKNN; from the coding sequence ATGTCAAAACAACTTCTACAAAAACAAGCAGATACTATCAGATTTTTAGCAGCTGATATGGTTCAACAAGCAAACTCAGGACATCCTGGTGCTCCAATGGGATTAGCTGATATTGCAACAGTTTTAAGTAAACATTTAAATGTAAATCCAGCTGATGAAAAATGGTTAAATAGAGATAGATTAGTATTTTCAGGTGGTCATGCTACAGGTTTAGTTTACTCTTTATTACATCTTTGGGGATTTGATGTATCAGTAAATGATATGAAAAATTTTAGACAAACTCACTCTAAAACTCCAGGACATCCTGAATATGGTCATACTCATGGAATTGAAATTACAACAGGACCTTTAGGACAAGGAATTGCAAATGCAGTTGGATTTGCAATGGCAGGAAAATATGCACAAAATCTTCTTGGAAGTGATGTAATCAATCATAAAGTTTACTGTTTATGTGGTGATGGAGATTTACAAGAGGGTATTTCTTATGAAGCAACAGCAACAGCAGGACATTTAAAACTTGATAATCTTGTAATAATTTATGATTCAAATTCAATCACAATTGAAGGTGATACAAGTATTTCTTGGAGTGAAAATGTTAAAAAAAGATTTCAAGCTATTGATTTTGAAGTAATAGAAATAGATGGACATAATTTTGATCAAATTGATAAAGCTTTAGTTGCAGCTAAAGCATCAACTCTTCCAGTATTAATTATTGCAAAAACAGCAATTGCAAAAGGTGCAGTTACTATGGAAGGAAGTCATCATTCACATGGAGCTCCTTTAGGTGAAGATGAAATTGCTAAATCAAAAGAGAAAGCTGGATTTGATCCAAAAGAAAAATTCTTTGTACCTGCTGATGTAAAAGGTGCTTTTGATAAATTAATCGTTGGTTCAACTGCACAGAATGCTTGGTTTGAATCACTATCAGCTGAAACAAAAGCAAAAATTGAAGAGTTAAAAAATCCAAATTTTGATTCAGTTGTTTATCCTACTTTTGAAGCTGATTCAAGTGTTGCAACAAGAGATTCAAATCATAAAATCTTAAATGCAATAGCAAAAGCAATTCCAGGATTTCTAGGTGGAAGTGCTGATTTAGCACCATCAAATAAAACTGAATTAAAAGATATGGGTGATTTTCCAAAAGGAAGAAATATTCACTTTGGTATCAAAGAACATGCAATGGCAGCTATTACAAATGCAATGAATTTATATGGATTATTTAGAGTTTATTCTGCAACATTCTTTGTATTTAGTGATTATTTAAAACCAAGTGCAAGAATAGCAGCACTTGCAGGTATTCCTCAACACTTTATTTGGACACATGATAGTATTGGAGTTGGGGAAGATGGACCAACTCACCAACCAATTGAACATTTATCACAATTTAGAGCATTACCAAATTTCTATACATTTAGACCAGCAGATGCAAGTGAAAATATTGAAGCTTGGAAAGTAGCACTTAAAATGAAAGCACCAACTGCATTTGTTTGTTCAAGACAAGGGTTAAAAGTATTAAAAGATGAAAGAGCTTATGGAAATGTATCAAATGGAGCTTATTTATTAAAACAAAGAGAAAATGCAAATATTACTATCATGGCAAGTGGAAGTGAATTAATGCTTGCACTTCAAACAGCTTGTTCATTAGAAGAAGAAGGAATTATTGCAAACGTAGTTTCTGTTCCTTGTTTTGATTTATTAATGGAACAAAGTAAAGAGTATGTAGAAAAAATTATTGACCCAAAAACTAAAGTATATGCAGTTGAAGCAGCACGAGGTTTAGAATACTACAAATATGCTGATGTTGTGTTTGGTATGGAAACATTTGGAGCAAGTGGACCAGCTAATGATTTATTTGAAGAGTTTGGATTTACAAAAGAAAAATTAAAAGCAAAAATTATTGCTGACTTCAAAAACAATTAA
- a CDS encoding DEAD/DEAH box helicase — MNNLVTNNQITNFYNHITELLNECESFCFNVAFINFSGIQLLLDSFKKLEEKNIKGKILTSTYLNFTEIKALEKIKEFKNIELKIYDCNVSNIGFHSKSYIFEFKDDYKILIGSSNITASAFKSNIEWNVKTIAKKDDAFLNDVLNEFETLWKSSREVNDEFLTSYSNFIISQNKEFKSFSLNQIKTNFMQEKALEKLENLRKKGESKALIIAATGSGKTYLSAFDVKNFKAKTMLFLVHRENILIKAKQSFENILPQINSFGLYTGNKKEQDKNYLFSTIQTMSSNFSNFSQDFFEYIIIDEAHHVISPSYKKILEYFKPKFLLGLTATSNRMDGNSIYEIFDENIACDIRLNDALEHDLIVPFHYYGISDIQSIDYENVDLTKIDLLAKLLSVNKRVDFIIDKMNFYSNSGNKRKVLGFCVSKEHCNFMSEEFNKKGINSITLTSEDSISKREEYIQKLENENDSLEVIFTVDIFNEGIDIPSINMVLFLRPTNSPIVFVQQLGRGLRKYQNKEFLTVLDFIGNHKKAYLIALALVGNKMIDKESIKLSLQNNFADFKNAFISMDEISKSRILEQINKENFDKIKYLKEQYFEVKNILGKIPNLVDFLQFEDVINPLKFIDESKSYIEFLAKVEDDKKLKELILDENFIKAIRFIENELPIKRVYEFVILKYLLNNDFCDENIAFKILNKYLDRVDEKTIYHSFLYLNQNFLDSAQSSRYLKLINYENKIARKTKEFEELLKNENYKKIFEDSLNFGIYNYEEEFGSSDFGKPFLKLYSKYNMLKIAKLCNFPKIHSSFRGSGFLKYENDFFLFINLEKEKFSKSANYHNAFLSKDVFTYQSKPSHSFDKGDGNRLSENKRFGVKLHIFVRKFVQVDKKTQDFIYLGVANTLKYWDNKPINLELKLENPLSDKLFEEFTKIV; from the coding sequence ATGAATAATTTAGTAACAAATAATCAAATAACAAATTTTTATAATCATATAACTGAATTATTAAATGAATGTGAAAGTTTCTGTTTTAACGTAGCTTTTATAAATTTTTCAGGAATTCAACTGCTTCTTGATAGTTTTAAAAAATTAGAAGAGAAAAATATAAAAGGTAAAATTTTAACTTCAACTTATCTAAATTTTACGGAAATAAAAGCTTTAGAAAAAATCAAAGAGTTTAAAAATATAGAATTAAAAATCTATGATTGTAATGTTTCAAATATAGGTTTTCATAGTAAATCTTATATTTTTGAATTTAAAGATGATTATAAAATCTTAATTGGTTCATCAAATATAACTGCAAGTGCATTTAAATCAAATATCGAATGGAATGTAAAAACAATAGCAAAAAAAGATGATGCTTTTTTAAATGATGTTTTAAATGAGTTTGAAACTCTTTGGAAAAGTTCAAGAGAAGTAAATGATGAGTTTCTTACTTCATATTCAAACTTTATAATTAGTCAAAATAAAGAGTTTAAATCTTTTAGTTTAAATCAAATAAAAACAAATTTTATGCAAGAAAAAGCTTTGGAGAAATTAGAGAATCTAAGAAAAAAAGGTGAATCTAAAGCTTTAATCATTGCAGCAACTGGTTCAGGGAAAACATATCTAAGTGCTTTTGATGTAAAAAATTTCAAAGCTAAAACTATGCTTTTTTTAGTTCATAGGGAAAATATCTTGATAAAAGCAAAACAGAGTTTTGAAAATATTTTGCCACAAATTAACTCTTTTGGTTTATATACGGGAAATAAAAAAGAGCAAGATAAAAACTATTTGTTTTCAACTATTCAAACTATGAGTTCAAATTTTTCAAATTTTTCGCAAGATTTTTTCGAATATATAATTATTGATGAAGCTCATCACGTAATAAGTCCAAGTTATAAAAAAATCTTAGAGTATTTTAAACCAAAGTTTTTATTGGGACTAACTGCTACCTCAAATCGAATGGATGGAAACTCGATTTATGAAATTTTTGATGAAAATATAGCTTGCGATATAAGACTAAATGATGCATTAGAACATGATTTGATTGTTCCTTTTCATTACTATGGAATAAGTGATATACAAAGTATAGATTATGAAAATGTGGATTTAACAAAAATAGATTTATTAGCGAAACTTTTAAGTGTAAATAAAAGGGTTGATTTTATTATTGATAAGATGAATTTTTATTCAAATAGTGGAAATAAGAGAAAAGTTCTAGGCTTTTGTGTTTCAAAAGAGCATTGTAATTTTATGAGTGAAGAGTTTAATAAAAAAGGTATAAATTCTATAACTCTAACAAGTGAAGATTCTATTTCTAAAAGAGAAGAGTATATACAAAAACTAGAAAATGAAAACGATAGTTTAGAAGTGATCTTCACAGTTGATATTTTCAATGAAGGTATAGATATTCCTTCAATTAATATGGTTTTGTTTTTACGACCAACAAATTCTCCTATAGTTTTCGTTCAACAATTAGGTCGAGGTTTACGAAAATATCAAAATAAAGAGTTTTTAACAGTTCTTGATTTTATTGGAAATCATAAAAAAGCTTATTTAATAGCTCTTGCACTTGTTGGAAATAAGATGATTGATAAAGAAAGCATTAAACTTTCACTACAAAATAATTTTGCAGATTTTAAAAATGCTTTTATAAGTATGGATGAAATTTCAAAAAGTAGAATTTTAGAGCAGATAAATAAAGAAAATTTTGACAAAATAAAATATTTAAAAGAACAATATTTTGAAGTAAAAAATATCTTAGGAAAAATTCCTAATTTAGTTGATTTTTTACAATTTGAAGATGTAATAAATCCTTTAAAATTCATAGATGAAAGTAAGTCATATATTGAATTTTTGGCAAAAGTTGAAGATGATAAAAAACTAAAAGAGTTGATTTTAGATGAGAATTTTATAAAAGCTATAAGATTTATAGAAAATGAACTTCCTATAAAAAGAGTTTATGAATTTGTGATTTTAAAATATCTTTTAAATAATGATTTTTGTGATGAAAATATAGCTTTTAAGATTTTAAATAAGTATTTAGATAGAGTTGATGAAAAAACAATATATCACAGTTTTTTATATCTAAATCAAAATTTTTTAGATTCAGCCCAAAGTAGTAGATATTTAAAATTAATAAATTATGAAAATAAAATCGCACGAAAAACAAAAGAGTTTGAAGAACTTTTGAAAAATGAAAATTATAAAAAAATATTTGAAGATAGCTTGAATTTTGGAATTTATAATTATGAAGAGGAGTTTGGTTCAAGTGATTTTGGAAAACCATTTTTAAAACTTTATTCTAAATACAATATGCTAAAAATTGCAAAACTTTGTAATTTCCCAAAAATTCATAGTTCTTTTAGAGGAAGTGGATTTTTAAAGTATGAAAATGACTTCTTTTTATTTATAAATTTAGAAAAAGAGAAGTTTTCAAAATCTGCAAATTATCATAATGCCTTTTTATCAAAAGATGTTTTTACCTATCAAAGTAAACCTTCACATTCTTTTGATAAAGGTGATGGAAACAGATTGAGTGAAAATAAAAGATTTGGAGTTAAACTTCATATATTTGTGCGAAAATTTGTCCAAGTTGATAAAAAAACGCAAGATTTTATTTATCTTGGAGTTGCGAATACTCTAAAATATTGGGATAATAAACCTATAAATTTAGAGCTAAAACTTGAAAATCCTCTTAGTGATAAACTTTTTGAAGAGTTTACTAAAATAGTTTAG